A stretch of Saccharothrix texasensis DNA encodes these proteins:
- a CDS encoding ThuA domain-containing protein — MAESPPRWARAFGASLLTASLLLPLTQSTAAAAIPPGDYQQVQLASGAAKLGEPMSLTVLPDRSVVHTARDGTVRVTNAAGNTTTVAGKLDVYTHDEEGLQGVAADPAFPTNRWLYLYYSPRLSTPDGDAPTEGTEATFAPWRGELHLSRFTLKADNTLDLASEKIVLRVPNDRGQCCHVGGDLDFDAQGNLYLTTGDDTNPFVSDGYTPTDQRADRNPQFDAQRSSGNTNDLRGKVLRIKPQADGTYTVPAGNLFAPGTARTRPEIYAMGFRNPFRMSVDKATGIVYLGDYGPDAGVTSPTRGPSGQVEFNRITRPGNFGWPYCTGTNTTDETYVRHTFPSGPSGARYECGTGVNNTSPRNTGLTTLPAAQPAWIRYAGDAGSPPEFGGGSESPMGGPVYRYDPALNSATKFPQSLDGRYFAGEYGRQWIKAIGVGADGSPGPIEAFPWSGTQVMNMQFGPDGSLYVLDYGTGGGNQAIYRIDYKGNAPRDPVARAAADRTSGPVPLTVRFSSAGSTDPEGGALSYRWTFGDGGTSTEANPTHTYTAAGNYSPTLTVTDPQGLTGTAGVLVTAGNTAPTVTLQAPGDGALFAFGDTVPFQVSVSDPEDGAIDCSRVKVTYLLGHDSHRHQITQATGCGGQITVPVDGEHDDAANIYGVFDAEYTDRAGLTSHAVSVLQPRHRQAEHHTAQQGVEPANHGGAEGGRTIGFTDNGDWISFQPYRLGNARSVTARVSSGGPGGTIEVRAGSATGTLLGTLTVPNTGSWDTFADVSANLANAPTGTTALFFVFKGVTGQGNLLDLDAFTFTTGAAGPPGPEVLVFSKTAGFRHDAIPAGTRAIRDLGSANGFTVTATEDAAAFTTANLAKYAAVVFLNTTGDVLDAAQQTAFQSYVDGGGGYVGVHAAADTEYDWAYYGRLVGAYFHSHPHIQQATVRSEDQSHPATAHLPATWSRTDEWYNFRTNPRATSKVLANVDESGYTGGTMAGDHPISWCRTQASGRSFYTGLGHTVESYADPVFRTHLLGGIRYAAGLVQADCRPQGQPSQRVEGEAYTSSAGVQIASHGTAGGGQTVGYIDDGDWAGYGQTTASGKTRFTARVSSGNAGGRIEIRAGSQTGTLLGSVAVTGTGGFDRFADVSTTLAGTASGPVFLVFTGTGAGGLFDVDHFTLS; from the coding sequence ATGGCCGAGTCCCCACCGCGGTGGGCGCGGGCGTTCGGCGCCTCCCTGCTGACCGCCTCCCTGCTGCTGCCCCTCACCCAGAGCACCGCCGCCGCGGCCATCCCGCCCGGTGACTACCAGCAGGTCCAGCTGGCCTCCGGCGCGGCCAAGCTCGGCGAGCCGATGTCGCTGACCGTGCTGCCCGACCGGTCCGTCGTGCACACCGCCCGCGACGGCACGGTCCGCGTCACCAACGCCGCGGGCAACACCACCACCGTGGCCGGGAAGCTCGACGTCTACACGCACGACGAAGAAGGGTTGCAGGGCGTCGCGGCCGACCCGGCCTTCCCCACCAACCGCTGGCTGTACCTGTACTACTCGCCTCGCCTGAGCACACCGGACGGCGACGCGCCGACCGAGGGCACCGAGGCGACGTTCGCACCGTGGCGCGGCGAGCTGCACCTGTCGCGGTTCACCCTGAAGGCCGACAACACCCTCGACCTGGCCAGCGAGAAGATCGTGCTGCGGGTGCCCAACGACCGCGGCCAGTGCTGCCACGTCGGCGGCGACCTCGACTTCGACGCCCAGGGCAACCTGTACCTGACCACCGGCGACGACACCAACCCGTTCGTCTCCGACGGGTACACCCCGACCGACCAGCGCGCCGACCGCAACCCGCAGTTCGACGCGCAGCGCTCGTCGGGCAACACCAACGACCTGCGCGGCAAGGTGCTGCGGATCAAGCCGCAGGCCGACGGCACCTACACGGTCCCGGCGGGCAACCTGTTCGCGCCCGGCACCGCGCGGACCCGGCCCGAGATCTACGCCATGGGCTTCCGCAACCCGTTCCGGATGAGCGTGGACAAGGCCACCGGGATCGTCTACCTCGGCGACTACGGCCCGGACGCGGGCGTCACCAGCCCGACCCGCGGCCCGAGCGGCCAGGTCGAGTTCAACCGGATCACCCGGCCGGGCAACTTCGGCTGGCCCTACTGCACCGGCACGAACACCACCGACGAGACCTACGTCCGCCACACGTTCCCGAGCGGTCCCTCCGGGGCGCGCTACGAGTGCGGCACCGGCGTGAACAACACCTCGCCCCGCAACACCGGCCTGACCACCCTGCCCGCCGCCCAGCCCGCCTGGATCAGGTACGCGGGCGACGCGGGCTCGCCGCCCGAGTTCGGCGGCGGCTCCGAGTCGCCCATGGGCGGCCCGGTCTACCGCTACGACCCCGCCCTGAACTCGGCGACGAAGTTCCCCCAGTCGCTGGACGGCCGCTACTTCGCGGGCGAGTACGGCCGCCAGTGGATCAAGGCGATCGGGGTGGGCGCGGACGGCTCGCCGGGCCCGATCGAGGCGTTCCCGTGGAGCGGCACGCAGGTCATGAACATGCAGTTCGGGCCGGACGGCTCGCTGTACGTGCTGGACTACGGCACCGGCGGCGGCAACCAGGCCATCTACCGCATCGACTACAAGGGCAACGCCCCGCGCGACCCGGTCGCCCGGGCGGCGGCGGACCGCACGTCCGGACCGGTGCCGCTGACCGTGAGGTTCTCCTCGGCGGGCAGCACCGACCCGGAGGGCGGCGCGCTGTCCTACCGGTGGACCTTCGGCGACGGCGGCACCTCCACCGAGGCCAACCCCACGCACACCTACACCGCGGCGGGCAACTACTCGCCGACGTTGACCGTGACCGACCCGCAGGGGCTCACCGGCACGGCCGGCGTCCTGGTCACCGCGGGCAACACCGCGCCGACGGTCACGTTGCAGGCACCCGGTGACGGCGCGCTGTTCGCGTTCGGCGACACGGTGCCGTTCCAGGTGTCCGTGAGCGACCCGGAGGACGGGGCGATCGACTGCTCCCGGGTCAAGGTGACCTACCTGCTCGGCCACGACAGCCACCGGCACCAGATCACCCAGGCCACCGGGTGCGGCGGGCAGATCACTGTGCCCGTGGACGGCGAGCACGACGACGCGGCGAACATCTACGGCGTCTTCGACGCGGAGTACACCGACCGGGCGGGCCTGACCTCGCACGCGGTGAGCGTCCTGCAGCCGCGCCACCGCCAGGCCGAGCACCACACCGCCCAGCAGGGCGTCGAACCCGCGAACCACGGCGGCGCGGAAGGCGGCCGCACGATCGGGTTCACCGACAACGGCGACTGGATCTCGTTCCAGCCCTACCGCCTGGGCAACGCCCGGTCGGTGACGGCCCGCGTGTCCTCCGGCGGCCCCGGCGGCACGATCGAGGTGCGCGCCGGGTCCGCGACCGGCACGCTGCTCGGCACGCTCACCGTGCCCAACACGGGCAGCTGGGACACGTTCGCCGACGTCTCGGCGAACCTGGCGAACGCGCCGACCGGCACGACGGCGTTGTTCTTCGTGTTCAAGGGCGTGACGGGGCAGGGCAACCTGCTCGACCTGGACGCGTTCACCTTCACCACCGGCGCCGCCGGGCCGCCCGGACCCGAGGTGCTGGTGTTCAGCAAGACCGCCGGCTTCCGCCACGACGCCATCCCGGCGGGCACGCGAGCGATCCGCGACCTGGGGTCGGCCAACGGGTTCACCGTCACCGCCACCGAGGACGCCGCCGCGTTCACCACCGCGAACCTGGCGAAGTACGCGGCGGTGGTGTTCCTCAACACGACCGGCGACGTGCTCGACGCCGCGCAGCAGACCGCGTTCCAGTCCTACGTGGACGGCGGCGGTGGCTACGTCGGCGTGCACGCGGCGGCGGACACCGAGTACGACTGGGCCTACTACGGCCGGCTGGTGGGCGCGTACTTCCACTCGCACCCGCACATCCAGCAGGCCACCGTGCGGTCGGAGGACCAGTCCCACCCGGCGACCGCGCACCTGCCGGCGACGTGGAGCCGCACCGACGAGTGGTACAACTTCCGCACCAACCCGCGCGCGACGTCGAAGGTCCTGGCCAACGTGGACGAGTCCGGTTACACCGGCGGCACCATGGCGGGCGACCACCCCATCTCGTGGTGCCGCACGCAGGCGTCGGGCCGCTCGTTCTACACCGGGCTCGGCCACACGGTCGAGTCGTACGCGGACCCGGTGTTCCGGACCCACCTGCTCGGCGGCATCCGGTACGCGGCGGGCTTGGTGCAGGCGGACTGCCGTCCGCAGGGCCAGCCGTCGCAGCGGGTCGAGGGTGAGGCGTACACGTCGTCGGCCGGCGTGCAGATCGCCTCGCACGGCACGGCCGGCGGCGGTCAGACCGTCGGTTACATCGACGACGGCGACTGGGCCGGCTACGGCCAGACCACCGCGTCGGGCAAGACCCGCTTCACCGCGCGGGTGTCGTCGGGCAACGCGGGCGGGCGCATCGAGATCCGCGCGGGGTCGCAGACGGGCACGCTGCTCGGCTCGGTCGCGGTCACCGGAACCGGCGGCTTCGACCGGTTCGCGGACGTGTCGACGACGTTGGCCGGCACGGCGTCCGGACCGGTGTTCCTGGTGTTCACCGGCACCGGCGCGGGCGGGTTGTTCGACGTCGACCACTTCACCCTGTCCTGA